The following are encoded together in the Ooceraea biroi isolate clonal line C1 chromosome 2, Obir_v5.4, whole genome shotgun sequence genome:
- the LOC113561495 gene encoding uncharacterized protein LOC113561495: protein MNRQFLYRNQSTAIFIPDFLDVVTSSMSNKLEYLEKYSVAPPPSRDYYGLKVLQNEIILHLWRISHGPHKAPIVHCAKFVEFDQETSLQDEKRRGFGEHLLQHVINIAEGNRNTLLTLPKSLIERISRYLKFKDIVKLASLSRIAYEVKKHINKINNSFSLSLSLSCSISIFFKTKVPKIHHHKGKKKDYGWKQLYKDRQMQTLLKDRKVLNQQKYDTTDPQRENVHHDTIKQSMIRKISFSLINIIITSFLNILQNFRIQSSVNCASDAKVNKPLSRSTSGVSMPSSKTISTINIAVKERCEFSNTDLVTTSLPKATFDTGFHGTNENAASEKSFFQKKIPNSKLSMNEKNIKKENFTTSKVTNREIKGVFKHDKGIDNQQNKSEKCINKININRTSQASKTEPVVSKISSFSKNTVENVKSCSNIAHKSHGRIRSKIKTKSKNLATTKSEIFNTDKELSDNPFVVRDSDLDLADLIEASLKNIRSPRSIFDYDFSCMQQSDARRNDLKSRNGIQDIDRVKLLKPMRSSVITNYLSDKMTRTNEILEKLSEKSEPFSGTSCESLVNDKKVLSGGDNGWILIIVRKI from the exons ATGAATCGGCAATTTCTTTATCGAAATCAGTCAACTGCAATATTCATACCGGACTTCCTCGATGTGGTCACATCGAGCATGAGCAACAAGCTCGAATACTTGGAGAAATATTCAGTGGCACCTCCGCCCAGCAGAGATTATTATGGTCTCAAGGTTCTCCAAAACGAG ATAATTCTGCACTTGTGGAGGATCTCTCACGGACCTCATAAAGCACCGATTGTACATTGCGCCAAATTCGTCGAGTTTGATCAAGAGACATCTTTGCAGGACGAAAAACGTCGCGGATTTG GTGAACATTTGCTACAACACGTGATAAATATTGCTGAAGGAAATAGAAATACTCTTTTGACTTTGCCAAAATCTTTAATCGAAAGAATATCGAGATACCTGAAGTTTAAAGATATCGTCAAATTAGCTTCGTTATCACGTATTGCTTACGaggtaaaaaaacatattaacaaaattaataatagcttctctctctctctctctctctcttgctctatCTCTATTTTCTTCAAAACCAAAGTTCCGAAGATTCATCAtcataa aggaaagaaaaaagattatgGTTGGAAGCAACTGTACAAAGATAGACAAATGCAAACGTTACTCAAAGATCGCAAGGTATTGAATCAACAAAAATACGACACTACCGATCCGCAACGGGAAAATGTACACCATGATACGATCA AACAATCAATGataaggaaaatttcattttctttaataaatataataataacttctttcttaaatattttacagaacTTTCGAATTCAATCATCGGTTAACTGTGCAAGCGATGCAAAAGTTAACAAACCATTATCGAGATCAACCAGCGGCGTATCAATGCCGAGCTCGAAGACAATCTCAACCATTAACATTGCCGTAAAAGAACGCTGTGAATTCTCCAATACGGATCTCGTAACTACATCGCTTCCTAAGGCAACATTCGATACTGGATTTCATGGTACAAACGAGAATGCAGCAAGTGAAAAATCTTTCTTTCAAAAGAAAATCCCTAATTCTAAGCTTAGCATGaatgaaaaaaacattaaaaaagaaaactttacCACATCAAAAGTGACAAATCGAGAAATTAAGGGTGTGTTCAAACATGACAAAGGAATCGACAATCAACaaaataaatcagaaaaatgCATTAACAAGATCAACATCAATAGAACATCGCAAGCAAGTAAGACAGAACCCGTCGTTTCTAAAATATCATCTTTTTCGAAAAACACTGTGGAGAACGTTAAGTCCTGTTCAAACATAGCACACAAATCACACGGCAGGATtcgatcaaaaataaaaactaaatctAAAAACCTAGCTACGACCaagtctgaaatatttaataccgaTAAAGAGCTATCCGACAATCCTTTTGTGGTCAGAGACAGCGATCTCGATCTGGCTGATTTGATCGAAGCGAGTTTGAAGAACATCCGAAGTCCGCGAAGCATATTTGACTATGATTTCAGTTGCATGCAGCAATCAGATGCAAGGAGGAATGACTTGAAGAGTAGGAACGGAATTCAGGATATTGATAGGGTGAAACTGCTGAAACCCATGCGAAGCAGTGTTATCACGAATTATTTATCCGACAAGATGACTCGAACTAACGAAATTCTCGAGAAGCTTTCCGAAAAGTCCGAGCCGTTCAGCGGAACATCCTGCGAGTCTCTCGTGAACGACAAGAAAGTCTTATCAGGAGGAGACAATGGGTGGATCCTCATCATTGTCCGAAAAATATAG